The Treponema phagedenis DNA segment TCCACAGATGTCAAAAACAGGACAAAGGTAACCGATGTTTAAAAGTATCAATACAAAATTGTAAAATTGGAGCTTTAAAACTCGCAGGCACTCGTTTTTGCATAAATAAAGACCGGTAATCATTCCGCGTGCATCATCAATAAAAGCATGTAATGCGGATTTTTCTTTCCCGCCGAACCAAGGAAACGGGGTTGCGTCCACTTGCAACAGCTCTCCGAAGCAAGCTCTTCTATTGCGCGTTTTATGCACCTTCTTTCGTGTTCGTCTTTTCTTTGGTGAATAAATTCCATGTGATAACAGAATACGGCGCAGAGTCGAATATGACAGCTGCAATTGATATTCTTCAGTTACTATTTCATGAAAATGCAAAAAATTGCTTTTTGACAATGCGGGATCGCTTCGCAGCGCAAGTAATCGCTGCTCAATTTCTTTCGAGGTCTTCTTTGCAGAGGGACGCTGACTGTTGCCATGCAGCATTGCTGCTAAACCCTTTTCTTTGAACGCCTTTTTTAATTGCTGTACGCGTCTTCGTGAAAGGTTTAATCGAAGCGCAGCCTGTTGTACCGTACATCTCCCTTCTAAGCAGTTGGCGATAACATGTCCTCGTGTAATTTGATCAATGCTCATAAATAATTTCATTCCTCCAGTGTAATGTAATAAGTCAATAATTTCACCTCGGTAAAATATAGGGGTGAAATATTTATTGAAAACTTATAGGGGTGAAATTATCACAGATTAAAGACACTGCTAAAAGCGTTTATTGACATTCCCGTTTTTTCTTGTTATTATGCAAGTCTCAAGTCAACTTAATTATAGCTAATATCGTTTTTATATTTTTTGAAGGAGATATTCATGTCAGGACATAGTAAATGGGCAACAATTAAACATGCAAAAGGTGCTGCGGATGCCAAACGCGGGCAAATGTTTACTAAATTTATCAAAGAAATTTCTATTGCCGCACGAATGGGCGGCGGGGATCCTGCGGCAAACCCCCGATTGAGAACGGCAATTCTGAAAGCTCGTGCGGCAAATATGCCAAAAGATAATATTGAAAGAGCGATTAAAAAGGGAACCGGAGAATTGGGCGGTTCAAATTATGAAGAGCTTATCTACGAAGGCTATGCGCCCGGCGGGGTTGCTATTTTGGTAGAAGTATTAACTGATAATAAAAACAGAGCAGCTGCAAATGTGCGTAATCTCTTTTCCAAAAACGGAGGCAACCTTGGTTCCACCGGTTCTGTTGCATATATGTTTAATCGAAAAGGCGTCATTGAATATGATGCGGAAGTAGCTAGCGAAGAAGCCGTTATGGATGCTGCTTTGGAGGCAGGCGCTGAAGATATTCAAAATGAGGGCGGAATTATTACCGTAACAACCGATCCAAATGATTTTGAAACTGTTCTTGAAGCATTACAAACTAAAGGGCTTGAATCCGTTTCTGCTGAAATTTCAATGGTTCCGGACACTTGCATGTCTCTTGATGCGGAAACAACGCGTAAAGTATTAAAAATGATTGACCGTATAGAAGAAGATGATGATGTACAAAACGTTTACAGTAATATTGACGTTCCTGATGATTTTGAAATGGATGAATAAACCTAAAAAGATACCTTTACAGGTATCTTTTTGACTTTTAACTACCCGATATTTTTATGACTGTATTATTGGTTTTTTGTTTACCGCTTATTTTTTTTGCTTCGATTTCAGTGTATGGCGATAAAGGTCCCAAAATTCTTGCTTTTTTGCTTGGAATCCTACTCGCGACGGTTATGCTTTTTATCCGTTCATTTTTCATCGAGAATTTTGATCCTTACGCTGCAAGCCTGTTAAGTCAATGGGGTAGATTCTTTTTTCTGTATTTCTTTTTTCCTTGTCTTATTTGTCTTCCGATCTATTTAGGAATCCATCATTCTTTTGACTCCGAAACATTGATAACAAGTTCTTCGTGTTTATTCGGTGTGTATACGGCTGTGTTTTTTTCGTATTTATATAACAACACTGATTTGCCGGTACTCACGCCGCTTGTGCTTATGATTCTCTCTTTTGCCGCTTCTTTGTATGTTTTTGAAGCAATACTTAGGCTTGTGCTTGAAAGTTTCGGACTCGTTATTATAGAATATCTGATAGCTGTTATTATATTTTTGGTTTTTTGCGGACTTGGTGCTCTTGTTCTATGCTTTTGGTTTTTTATGTATTCACCGTATATATACGGCGGGCTTATGCTGGGGCTTTGTCTTGTCGCACTTTTACTGTATTTTATAACCAACTAAAAGTATAGGCAAAATGCCGCGTTACGCATTTAAACTATTCGCTGCTCAAGGAGAGTGATTATGGGACTGACATATAAAGATTCCGGTGTTGATAAGGATGCCGGCTATCAAGAAGTTGCACTTATCAAAAACATTGTAAAAAAAACGCATTCTCCGCAGGTACTGTCCGGCATAGGCGGTTTTGGGGCGTTGTTTAAACTTGATACCGAAAAATACCCCGATCCCGTGCTTGTTTCGGGAACGGATGGGGTAGGAACTAAACTGTTAATTGCAATCGAAACAAATAATCATTCCACGATTGGGGAAGACTTAGTTGCAATGTGCGTTAACGATGTTCTCTGTCAGGGTGCAAAGCCCCTGTTTTTTTTGGACTATATTGCTTGTGATAAATTGATTCCGGAAAAACTTGCCGAGATTGTTGCCTCAATTGCCGAAGGTTGTTTAAAGGCTGATTGTGCGCTCATTGGCGGAGAAACCGCTGAAATGCCGGGGATGTATGCAAAAAAGCATTACGATGTGGCGGGATTTTGTGTAGGCGTTGTTTCAAAAAATAAAATTATAGACGGCTCAACAATTCAGCCGGGAGATATTCTTTTTGCCTTGCCTTCTTCCGGTTTGCACAGCAACGGATTTTCATTAGTAAGAAAGATAGTCTTTGAAAAGATGGGCTTTAAGGTGAACTCATTTAATGAAGAGCTCGGCACGACGCTCGGCGAGGAACTGTTAAAACCGACCCGCATTTATGTGCACCCGATGCTTGAGCTTATCGAAAAATTTTCGATAAAAGGAGTAAGTCATATTACCGGTGGAGGCTTATACGAAAATGTTCCGCGCATGCTTCCCAAAAACACCGATGCTGTATTGGATATTTCAAAAGTGCCGATTCCGAAGATATTTTCTCTTTTGCAACAATGGGGCGAGGTTGAAACAAGCGAGATGTACAATACTTTCAACATGGGGATCGGTATGGTTTTCGCGGCGCCGCAAGATGAGGCGGAAGCAATTGCGGACTTCCTTCGCTCAAAAAACGAACGCTGCTATCGAATAGGAGAAATTGCTTCCGGCTCGGGAACAATTCGCTTATGAAAAACATTGCGGTGCTTATCTCCGGCGGAGGCACTAATTTACAAAGCTTAATTGACGCCGCGGAAAACAAGCAAATTGCGGGGAAAATTGTTTTGGTAATTTCCAACAAAGAGACTGCGTACGGACTTGAGCGTGCGAAAAAGCACGGAATCCCGGCCGTGTTTTTATCTCCAAAAGGAATTCCGAATACTGCGTATGCTGAAAAACTGCTGGAAGTTTTTGATAAATACGCGGTTGATCTGATTGTTTTGGCTGGTTGGATTAGAAAAATTGAGTCAAAAATTATCAGCCGGTATAAAAATAAAATCATCAATATTCACCCATCGCTCATTCCCTCGTTTTGCGGAAAGGGGTTTTACGGCGAGCATGTCCATAAGGCGGTACTGGACTACGGTGCAAAGGTCAGCGGCGCAACCGTTCACTTTGTTGATGAAGGAATGGACACCGGAGCAATTATCCTGCAAAAAACAGTGGAAGTTATGCAAAACGATACCGCAGAAAGCCTTGCACAGCGGGTTTTGGCAGTCGAACATGAAATACTGGTAAAAGCGGTTGCTCTTTTTTGTGAAGGAAAACTAAACGTTGAGGGAAGAAAAACAAAAATTATTTGAAACAAAAAGGATACTCCCAAAAATAAACACGGGCGTTTTTAGACTTGGATTCCCCCTTGTTTCTTTTTGGCATAATAGTTTTATATAGATTATGGGATTAAACCTGCTTTATTTTTGATACCTGACTTTTTAGATTAAAACAGTTAAATAAGTGAAGGAAAGTCTCTCCTAATCAAACCTATTGTTCGATATTAGTCTATTTATATTTATTTTAAGGAGTTTTAACGTGTACACTTCAAAAGATTCTGACTTTAACTCTGACATTCCAGTCAAAATTTTGGTTTTTGACCTTTTGGCACACCTTGCATGGATACCGATAACGATTATCGCGCTTTATATTGGCGGTATTGCGGACAATGCCTTGGTTACGCAAGGGCTTACCTCTATTTCCTGTATTA contains these protein-coding regions:
- a CDS encoding YebC/PmpR family DNA-binding transcriptional regulator yields the protein MSGHSKWATIKHAKGAADAKRGQMFTKFIKEISIAARMGGGDPAANPRLRTAILKARAANMPKDNIERAIKKGTGELGGSNYEELIYEGYAPGGVAILVEVLTDNKNRAAANVRNLFSKNGGNLGSTGSVAYMFNRKGVIEYDAEVASEEAVMDAALEAGAEDIQNEGGIITVTTDPNDFETVLEALQTKGLESVSAEISMVPDTCMSLDAETTRKVLKMIDRIEEDDDVQNVYSNIDVPDDFEMDE
- a CDS encoding helix-turn-helix domain-containing protein, whose translation is MKLFMSIDQITRGHVIANCLEGRCTVQQAALRLNLSRRRVQQLKKAFKEKGLAAMLHGNSQRPSAKKTSKEIEQRLLALRSDPALSKSNFLHFHEIVTEEYQLQLSYSTLRRILLSHGIYSPKKRRTRKKVHKTRNRRACFGELLQVDATPFPWFGGKEKSALHAFIDDARGMITGLYLCKNECLRVLKLQFYNFVLILLNIGYLCPVFDICGSLP
- the purN gene encoding phosphoribosylglycinamide formyltransferase, yielding MKNIAVLISGGGTNLQSLIDAAENKQIAGKIVLVISNKETAYGLERAKKHGIPAVFLSPKGIPNTAYAEKLLEVFDKYAVDLIVLAGWIRKIESKIISRYKNKIINIHPSLIPSFCGKGFYGEHVHKAVLDYGAKVSGATVHFVDEGMDTGAIILQKTVEVMQNDTAESLAQRVLAVEHEILVKAVALFCEGKLNVEGRKTKII
- the purM gene encoding phosphoribosylformylglycinamidine cyclo-ligase; amino-acid sequence: MGLTYKDSGVDKDAGYQEVALIKNIVKKTHSPQVLSGIGGFGALFKLDTEKYPDPVLVSGTDGVGTKLLIAIETNNHSTIGEDLVAMCVNDVLCQGAKPLFFLDYIACDKLIPEKLAEIVASIAEGCLKADCALIGGETAEMPGMYAKKHYDVAGFCVGVVSKNKIIDGSTIQPGDILFALPSSGLHSNGFSLVRKIVFEKMGFKVNSFNEELGTTLGEELLKPTRIYVHPMLELIEKFSIKGVSHITGGGLYENVPRMLPKNTDAVLDISKVPIPKIFSLLQQWGEVETSEMYNTFNMGIGMVFAAPQDEAEAIADFLRSKNERCYRIGEIASGSGTIRL